A genomic stretch from Bacillus sp. E(2018) includes:
- the mgsA gene encoding methylglyoxal synthase, whose product MKIALIAHDKKKNDMINFTVAYAPILKDHTLFATGTTGFKINEATGLDIKRFQSGPLGGDQQIGAMIAENDLDLVLFFRDPLTAQPHEPDVSALMRLCDVYQIPLATNLASAELFIRSLERGDLDWRKIIDERESEKK is encoded by the coding sequence ATGAAGATAGCTCTTATTGCGCACGATAAGAAAAAGAACGATATGATCAATTTCACCGTCGCATATGCACCGATTCTGAAAGATCATACCTTGTTTGCGACAGGAACGACAGGATTTAAAATAAACGAAGCGACGGGGCTGGATATCAAACGATTCCAATCGGGTCCTTTAGGCGGCGATCAGCAGATCGGAGCAATGATAGCAGAAAACGATCTAGATCTTGTACTGTTCTTCAGAGACCCTTTGACTGCTCAGCCTCATGAGCCTGATGTATCAGCGCTGATGCGTTTATGTGATGTGTATCAGATACCGCTCGCAACAAACTTAGCTTCAGCAGAGCTTTTTATTCGTTCGCTTGAACGAGGAGATCTGGATTGGAGAAAAATAATAGATGAAAGAGAGTCAGAGAAAAAATGA
- the bshB1 gene encoding bacillithiol biosynthesis deacetylase BshB1 yields MTEESWLAFGAHSDDVEIGMGATIKAETDRGRNVIICDLTEAELSSNGTVDIRKKEAERAAGLLGVKTRSNLKLPDRALYMKEEYILKLVSEIREHKPQYVFAPYWIDRHPDHGNCARLVKEAVFSAGIKNIYDPKHLPAHKVKNIFYYMINSAERPQLFVNVTESYNAKIEALKAYPSQFVKTLDSIDTPLTNGYIERVESRDKLFGLEAGVSYAEGFIPEQIYITNHL; encoded by the coding sequence ATGACTGAAGAAAGCTGGCTTGCCTTTGGCGCGCATTCAGACGATGTAGAGATCGGTATGGGTGCGACGATTAAAGCAGAAACAGATAGAGGCCGTAACGTGATCATCTGTGACTTAACTGAAGCAGAACTGTCATCGAACGGCACCGTAGACATCCGGAAAAAAGAAGCTGAAAGAGCAGCTGGACTTTTAGGAGTAAAAACGAGAAGCAATTTAAAACTGCCTGATCGAGCACTATATATGAAAGAAGAATATATTCTAAAGCTTGTTTCCGAGATTCGTGAGCATAAGCCTCAATATGTGTTTGCTCCCTATTGGATCGATCGTCATCCAGATCACGGAAACTGTGCACGTCTCGTAAAAGAAGCCGTCTTTTCTGCCGGAATAAAAAATATTTATGATCCGAAACATCTACCGGCACACAAAGTAAAAAATATATTTTATTACATGATCAACAGTGCGGAAAGACCACAACTCTTTGTTAACGTAACAGAGTCATATAATGCGAAGATCGAGGCACTGAAAGCTTATCCATCTCAGTTTGTAAAAACACTGGATAGCATCGATACACCGCTGACGAATGGTTATATCGAACGTGTAGAATCCCGTGACAAGCTGTTTGGTCTTGAAGCTGGTGTCAGTTATGCAGAAGGATTCATTCCAGAGCAGATATATATAACTAACCATCTATAA
- the bshA gene encoding N-acetyl-alpha-D-glucosaminyl L-malate synthase BshA → MTLKIGITCYPTVGGSGVVATELGKLLAEKGHEIHFITSSVPFRLGKFYPNIFFHEVEVNHYSVFKYPPYDLALASKMAEVAKREKLDLLHVHYAVPHAVCAVLAKQMLNDEMKIVTTLHGTDITVLGYDPSLSEMIKFGIEKSDVVTSVSHQLKADTLELLNINKDIIPVHNFVDERVYYRRSNNAELRRTYGIDENEKVIVHISNFRKVKRLEDVIKSFALIRKELTSKLLLIGNGPELTTACELVRELDIEDDVLFLGKQENVGELFSICDLKLLLSEKESFGLVLLEAMACGVPVIGTNIGGIPEVIVDGETGYMVELGDPESVAEKAIALLQDEEKLMAFRANSVRHVKENFLSDKIVSIYEDIYYSLIEDRSV, encoded by the coding sequence ATGACGTTAAAAATCGGCATCACTTGCTATCCGACCGTAGGCGGATCAGGAGTGGTTGCGACAGAACTAGGAAAACTTTTAGCAGAAAAAGGACACGAGATCCATTTTATTACATCTAGTGTACCTTTTCGTCTTGGAAAATTTTATCCGAACATCTTCTTTCATGAAGTGGAAGTAAACCATTATTCTGTGTTCAAATATCCGCCATATGATCTTGCTTTAGCAAGCAAGATGGCCGAAGTGGCAAAGCGAGAAAAGCTAGATCTTCTTCACGTTCATTACGCTGTACCTCATGCGGTTTGTGCGGTATTAGCTAAACAGATGCTAAACGATGAGATGAAGATCGTTACAACCTTACATGGAACAGACATTACGGTACTTGGCTACGATCCATCCCTTAGTGAAATGATCAAGTTCGGTATCGAGAAATCAGATGTAGTCACATCAGTTTCTCATCAATTGAAAGCAGATACGTTAGAGCTGTTGAATATTAACAAAGACATCATCCCTGTACATAACTTTGTAGACGAAAGAGTGTATTACAGAAGAAGCAATAATGCTGAATTAAGGCGAACTTACGGAATTGATGAGAACGAAAAGGTCATCGTTCATATCTCGAATTTTAGAAAAGTAAAAAGGTTAGAAGATGTAATCAAGTCGTTCGCACTGATTCGAAAAGAGCTTACTTCTAAGCTGTTGTTGATTGGAAATGGGCCAGAACTAACAACGGCTTGCGAGCTTGTGCGCGAACTCGATATTGAAGATGATGTACTGTTCTTAGGTAAACAAGAGAATGTTGGTGAACTGTTCTCTATCTGCGATCTGAAGCTCCTTCTATCAGAAAAAGAAAGCTTTGGACTGGTGCTTTTAGAAGCGATGGCATGCGGTGTACCTGTAATCGGCACGAATATCGGTGGAATTCCAGAAGTCATCGTGGATGGCGAGACGGGGTATATGGTGGAGCTAGGTGATCCAGAATCTGTAGCAGAAAAAGCGATCGCTTTGCTGCAAGATGAAGAGAAGTTAATGGCGTTTCGAGCAAATTCCGTTAGACATGTAAAAGAAAACTTCTTATCTGACAAAATCGTCTCAATCTATGAAGATATTTATTATTCGTTGATAGAGGATCGTTCGGTATGA
- a CDS encoding CCA tRNA nucleotidyltransferase, which translates to MNEMFENALPVLKRLEEEGFSAYFVGGCVRDLLLQRHIKDIDIASSARPEEVQQIFPKTIPVGIEHGTVIVRHDSVSYEVTTFRKEEEYKDYRRPSKVWFVDDLKEDLSRRDFTFNAMAMDTSFQLIDHFGGRDDLKLKRIRTVGDPNLRFSEDPLRIMRACRFMSVFDMAIERKTIDAIEEKAHLLKRISTERISIEFIKLLQGEQAGKVLKFMEKTSVLNYLPIALQEKQSDLYIDFPWNVLESDEQRWAAILLLSDVSDDRDFLKSWKLPNHTIKKVGELLAAYDIDAWSKSDLYRFGLKVALSSITLKSAVEKKDYMNVKKRLHQQNSEIPITSRKDIPLDGKDIIEITQREPGIWLGKLLEEMEKKIVEGELALNTSALKDWVKRWEP; encoded by the coding sequence ATGAACGAGATGTTCGAAAACGCATTGCCGGTATTAAAGAGGCTGGAAGAAGAAGGCTTCAGCGCTTATTTTGTTGGAGGTTGTGTACGAGACCTCTTACTTCAGCGTCACATCAAAGATATCGATATTGCGAGTTCTGCTCGACCAGAAGAGGTTCAACAAATATTTCCTAAAACTATTCCGGTCGGTATCGAACATGGAACGGTTATCGTGAGACACGACTCTGTGTCATATGAAGTGACAACGTTTCGAAAAGAAGAGGAGTATAAGGATTATAGAAGACCTTCAAAAGTGTGGTTTGTTGATGATCTAAAAGAAGATCTCTCTAGAAGAGATTTTACCTTCAACGCAATGGCGATGGATACTTCTTTTCAATTGATCGATCACTTCGGCGGGCGAGATGACCTTAAGCTTAAACGAATTCGAACGGTTGGAGATCCGAATCTTCGTTTTTCTGAAGATCCATTGCGTATCATGAGAGCTTGCCGGTTTATGAGTGTATTTGATATGGCGATCGAAAGAAAAACCATCGATGCCATCGAAGAAAAGGCTCACTTACTGAAACGCATCTCAACAGAACGAATTTCGATCGAATTCATCAAACTGCTTCAAGGTGAACAAGCAGGTAAAGTTCTTAAATTTATGGAAAAAACCTCTGTACTGAATTACTTGCCTATTGCTCTGCAAGAAAAACAGAGCGATCTTTATATAGACTTTCCGTGGAACGTTCTAGAATCCGATGAACAAAGATGGGCTGCGATCCTGTTATTATCTGATGTGAGTGATGATAGAGATTTCTTGAAAAGTTGGAAACTTCCAAATCACACGATCAAAAAAGTGGGAGAGTTATTGGCCGCTTATGATATTGATGCTTGGAGCAAGTCGGATTTGTACCGTTTTGGCTTAAAGGTTGCGTTATCTAGCATCACATTAAAAAGTGCAGTTGAAAAGAAAGATTATATGAACGTAAAAAAACGTCTTCATCAGCAAAATAGCGAGATTCCGATCACATCTAGAAAAGATATTCCGCTAGATGGTAAGGATATTATTGAGATCACACAACGAGAACCAGGAATTTGGTTAGGAAAGCTTTTAGAAGAGATGGAGAAAAAAATCGTTGAGGGAGAACTAGCACTCAACACATCCGCACTTAAGGATTGGGTAAAAAGGTGGGAGCCATGA
- a CDS encoding biotin--[acetyl-CoA-carboxylase] ligase — protein MGAMMKEALLHMLTEQEGKFVSGQEISNRLDCSRTAIWKHISELRKNGYTIEAVQKRGYRLIMSPDAVTAEEVSLYTGDGTFGKKITYRESVNSTQEIAHALAREGAVEGSIVLADEQTGGRGRLGRAWQSPKGTGVWMSLILKPNIPLQKAPQLTLLIAVAVSKAIEKVSGIEAAIKWPNDILISGKKSAGILTELQAEADSIHSVIVGIGINVNQERNHFSDEIAEIATSLAIEGGQTYKRAEVVGVLLQEIETLYHQYLENGFGVIKLLWESRAFSLGKRITARSITGAITGYAKGITEEGVLLLEDDHGVVHSIYSADIEFPST, from the coding sequence GTGGGAGCCATGATGAAAGAAGCTTTATTGCACATGCTTACAGAGCAAGAAGGAAAATTTGTTTCAGGTCAAGAGATCTCAAACAGACTGGATTGCTCAAGAACAGCGATCTGGAAACACATATCAGAACTTCGTAAGAATGGCTATACGATCGAAGCTGTACAAAAGAGAGGGTATCGATTGATCATGTCTCCTGATGCAGTAACTGCAGAAGAAGTTTCTTTATACACGGGTGACGGAACGTTCGGTAAGAAGATCACGTACAGAGAATCAGTTAATAGTACACAAGAGATCGCGCATGCTCTTGCTAGAGAGGGTGCCGTTGAAGGAAGCATCGTACTTGCTGACGAACAGACAGGTGGAAGAGGAAGGCTAGGAAGAGCGTGGCAATCTCCTAAAGGGACAGGAGTTTGGATGAGCTTGATCTTAAAGCCTAACATTCCTCTACAAAAAGCCCCTCAGCTAACATTGCTAATAGCGGTAGCTGTTTCCAAAGCAATCGAAAAAGTATCAGGCATTGAAGCGGCGATCAAATGGCCGAACGACATTTTAATCAGTGGTAAAAAGTCGGCTGGAATCTTAACAGAACTACAAGCTGAAGCTGATTCTATTCATTCGGTCATTGTCGGCATCGGGATCAACGTGAATCAAGAACGAAACCACTTTTCTGATGAGATTGCAGAAATCGCAACAAGTCTAGCCATTGAAGGTGGTCAAACATATAAGCGAGCAGAAGTTGTGGGTGTTCTTCTACAAGAGATCGAAACCCTTTACCATCAATATTTGGAGAACGGTTTTGGTGTGATCAAGCTATTATGGGAATCTCGTGCCTTTAGTTTAGGGAAACGAATCACAGCAAGATCCATAACCGGGGCCATCACAGGTTATGCAAAAGGAATCACTGAAGAAGGTGTGCTTCTCTTAGAAGACGACCATGGCGTCGTACACTCTATCTATTCAGCTGATATCGAATTTCCTTCTACTTAA
- the panB gene encoding 3-methyl-2-oxobutanoate hydroxymethyltransferase: MKTTKSFLKMKRDGEKITMVTAYDYPTAVICEKAEMDLLLVGDSLGMVVLGYDSTIPVTMEDMIHHTKAVKRGAPNTFIVTDMPFMTYHGSIDETLNNARRILQESGASAVKVEGGKQIVQTVERLTDAGVPVMGHLGLTPQMVGVMGGYGVQGKEERDAERLIEESLLLEKAGAFAIVLECVPQQLAEIVTKKLTIPVIGIGAGKHTDGQVLVYHDMIGYGFHHVPKFVKTYGNVKDIMVEGLLQYKEDVRKQQFPEESHSFNMKAETLHSLYGGVQS; encoded by the coding sequence ATGAAAACGACTAAAAGTTTTCTTAAGATGAAGAGAGATGGCGAAAAGATTACGATGGTAACGGCTTATGATTATCCGACTGCGGTGATCTGTGAAAAAGCGGAGATGGATCTTTTGTTAGTCGGAGATTCTCTTGGTATGGTCGTGCTTGGGTATGATTCAACGATTCCTGTGACGATGGAAGATATGATTCATCATACAAAAGCAGTTAAGCGCGGCGCGCCGAACACATTTATCGTGACAGATATGCCGTTTATGACGTATCACGGTTCGATCGATGAAACGCTGAACAACGCACGGAGAATTCTTCAAGAAAGCGGTGCTTCTGCAGTTAAAGTAGAAGGTGGAAAACAGATCGTTCAAACGGTTGAACGGTTGACTGACGCTGGCGTTCCTGTCATGGGACACCTTGGTCTTACACCTCAGATGGTAGGTGTGATGGGCGGTTATGGTGTTCAAGGAAAGGAAGAAAGAGATGCCGAGCGGCTGATTGAAGAGAGTCTGTTGCTTGAAAAAGCGGGTGCGTTCGCGATCGTGTTGGAATGCGTTCCGCAGCAATTGGCTGAGATCGTAACAAAAAAACTAACCATTCCTGTTATCGGAATCGGTGCAGGTAAACATACAGATGGGCAAGTCCTCGTCTACCACGATATGATCGGTTACGGTTTTCACCATGTACCAAAGTTTGTGAAAACGTACGGAAACGTGAAGGATATTATGGTAGAAGGACTTTTACAATATAAAGAAGACGTAAGAAAACAGCAATTTCCGGAAGAAAGCCACAGTTTTAATATGAAAGCTGAAACGCTTCATTCTCTGTACGGAGGAGTTCAATCGTGA
- the panC gene encoding pantoate--beta-alanine ligase: MKQINSIKDMQKWIAEEKKAGKVIGFVPTMGYLHEGHLSLIERAKTESDVIVVSIFVNPLQFGPNEDFDRYPRDLERDQKLALKAGADVLFFPDTKEMYPHESVVTVSVNKRVDALCGESRVGHFDGVATVLTKLFHIVSPDFAYFGLKDAQQVAVIEGLVEDFNFPIKVIGCETKREADGLAMSSRNVYLSDSERHEAVHLSQSLVKAKEWLLEDDSGETEQKMIKYLEEHTSGIVDYCKILSYPELLPPAPESKKLIIAVAVKFSKARLIDNVILDNILSRQESEEETCSVR; this comes from the coding sequence GTGAAACAGATCAATTCTATTAAAGACATGCAAAAATGGATTGCTGAAGAAAAAAAAGCGGGAAAAGTGATAGGATTCGTACCTACGATGGGTTATCTGCATGAAGGACATCTATCTCTGATCGAACGTGCGAAAACAGAATCTGATGTGATCGTTGTCAGCATCTTTGTTAATCCGTTGCAATTCGGACCAAACGAAGATTTTGACAGATATCCTCGTGACCTTGAGCGAGATCAGAAGTTAGCATTAAAAGCTGGAGCAGATGTATTATTCTTCCCAGATACAAAAGAGATGTATCCTCACGAATCTGTCGTAACAGTTTCTGTAAACAAACGAGTGGATGCGCTATGCGGGGAAAGTCGAGTAGGACACTTCGATGGTGTGGCTACAGTACTCACAAAGCTGTTTCATATCGTGTCTCCAGATTTCGCTTATTTTGGATTGAAAGACGCGCAGCAAGTTGCCGTAATCGAAGGTCTTGTTGAAGACTTTAACTTCCCAATAAAAGTAATTGGGTGTGAGACGAAGCGTGAGGCTGATGGTCTAGCGATGAGTTCTAGAAACGTTTATTTAAGTGACAGTGAAAGACATGAAGCCGTTCATCTCAGTCAATCTCTTGTAAAAGCAAAAGAATGGCTTTTAGAGGATGATAGTGGTGAGACCGAACAAAAGATGATAAAATACTTGGAGGAACATACGAGCGGTATTGTTGATTATTGCAAGATTCTTTCGTATCCTGAACTTCTTCCTCCTGCACCTGAATCGAAAAAATTGATTATTGCTGTTGCTGTTAAGTTCAGCAAGGCGCGTTTGATTGATAATGTTATCTTAGACAACATTTTAAGTAGACAAGAAAGCGAGGAAGAAACATGTTCCGTACGTTAA
- the panD gene encoding aspartate 1-decarboxylase has product MFRTLMKGKIHRATVTESNLNYVGSITIDEDILDAVDMIPNEKVQIVNNNNGARFETYIIPGKRGSGVMCLNGAAARLVQEGDVVIVISYGMYDETEARHHVPKVAIMDKNNRVQEMLGVEPEATIY; this is encoded by the coding sequence ATGTTCCGTACGTTAATGAAAGGCAAGATCCACCGTGCTACGGTGACTGAATCGAATTTAAACTATGTTGGCAGCATCACGATTGATGAAGATATTTTAGATGCTGTTGATATGATCCCGAACGAAAAAGTTCAAATTGTAAATAATAATAATGGTGCACGTTTTGAAACGTATATAATCCCTGGAAAACGAGGTTCTGGTGTGATGTGCTTAAATGGCGCTGCAGCACGTCTCGTGCAAGAAGGGGATGTGGTTATTGTTATTTCCTACGGAATGTATGATGAGACCGAAGCAAGACATCATGTACCGAAAGTGGCGATCATGGATAAGAACAATCGTGTACAAGAGATGCTCGGAGTTGAACCTGAGGCTACTATTTATTAA
- the dinG gene encoding ATP-dependent DNA helicase DinG — MTRRFVVIDFETTGNSAAKGDRIIQIGAVAVEAGQITDRFSTFIQPGVPIPPFIEQLTGINDEMVKDAPLFEEVAPKLLQMLEGAYFVAHNVMFDYSFLQGELDHAGYSRLSMPLIDTVEMSRLLLLGADGYQLGMLADYLGLEHLNPHQADSDAEVTAKLLIHLLEKLDNLPLATLERLTPFLKKLQSSLESIVGDMIAEKSAFLADEETFDFYRKLALKKRPDFVQSSEDDFTEFKDEEVQNQLQQHMQHYEVRKSQQRMVELVDEALHTNQHLVIEAGTGVGKSLGYLIPGIRHAKEKDRPLVVSTHTVQLQQQLLERDVPLLKRIMPFDFTATLLKGRNHYLCLRKFEHTLMDHHDDNYDMNFTKAQLIVWLTETETGDVEELSMASGGKLFWNTVKSDANSCLNHRCPWFSRCYYHKQRRAAHESDLVITNHALLFTDLKSDNQLLPAYKEVVLDEAHHVEEVVSDHFGKETDYFSFVKLLDRLSQTDGDGMMNTFREICDLLEVPKYEHHLVNWDSLFSDVKNELDEIFKQIKNICLRKAKSSRSTELTKLTLRYTKEDIEAAAWEPVLEMEARARQFMGDLVKPVKRVLKSFDQYEEHLTVQQKGFLVDLEGILNDLQDEMTDLHHLLTCPLSEEVYWMEAESKGPRHAVTLFAKPVEIDQILADKFFGKKSSVVLTSATMSVKNSFRYLSERLGLLDFGPISAQLPSPFQYEQQAKLMVPTDIPLINEVDQKTFVKKISSSLYEIAKVTKGRMLVLFTSYEMLRETHGAFKSLMDAEEFVLIAQGVDSGSRARLTKNFQRFDNSILFGTNSFWEGIDIPGDDLSCLVIIRLPFTPPDQPVMAAKSEKLKAEGGNPFYDLSLPQAIIRFKQGFGRLVRSSRDKGAVFVFDRRMIETRYGKSFIQSLPKLPVSIKPIDELVSELDDWME; from the coding sequence ATGACACGGCGATTTGTCGTTATCGATTTTGAAACAACAGGAAATTCAGCAGCAAAAGGAGACCGAATTATTCAGATCGGTGCGGTCGCCGTTGAGGCAGGACAGATAACGGACAGATTTTCGACGTTCATCCAGCCAGGCGTTCCCATACCCCCTTTTATTGAGCAATTGACGGGCATCAACGACGAAATGGTTAAAGATGCCCCGTTGTTTGAAGAAGTGGCACCAAAGCTCCTTCAGATGTTAGAAGGAGCTTATTTTGTTGCCCATAATGTGATGTTTGATTATTCGTTTCTGCAAGGTGAGCTCGATCATGCTGGCTATTCAAGACTATCCATGCCGCTGATTGATACGGTTGAGATGTCTAGACTTCTACTTTTAGGAGCAGACGGCTATCAGTTAGGCATGCTTGCCGATTATTTAGGTTTAGAACACCTTAACCCGCATCAAGCAGACAGTGATGCAGAGGTAACAGCTAAACTCTTGATCCATTTGCTAGAAAAGCTAGATAATCTTCCGCTCGCAACACTCGAGAGGCTTACACCATTTCTAAAGAAACTGCAGAGTTCTTTAGAGAGTATCGTAGGTGATATGATCGCCGAGAAGTCTGCTTTTTTAGCAGATGAAGAGACGTTTGATTTTTACCGAAAGCTCGCTTTAAAAAAGAGACCCGATTTTGTACAATCTTCAGAAGATGATTTTACAGAGTTTAAAGACGAAGAGGTTCAGAATCAGCTTCAGCAGCATATGCAGCATTACGAAGTGCGAAAAAGTCAGCAAAGAATGGTCGAACTCGTAGACGAAGCACTTCATACGAATCAGCACCTAGTGATTGAAGCGGGAACGGGTGTAGGAAAATCGCTCGGTTATCTCATTCCGGGTATTCGGCATGCAAAGGAAAAAGACCGGCCGCTTGTCGTTTCTACTCATACCGTCCAGCTACAGCAACAGCTGTTAGAACGCGATGTTCCGTTGTTGAAAAGAATCATGCCTTTTGATTTTACAGCGACTCTTCTTAAAGGAAGAAATCATTACCTATGTTTAAGAAAATTTGAACATACGCTAATGGATCATCACGATGACAACTATGATATGAACTTTACAAAAGCACAACTGATCGTCTGGCTTACAGAAACGGAGACAGGGGACGTAGAAGAACTGTCGATGGCCTCTGGCGGAAAACTGTTTTGGAACACGGTCAAAAGTGATGCCAATTCTTGTTTGAACCATAGATGTCCTTGGTTCTCTAGATGCTATTATCACAAGCAGCGTAGAGCCGCGCATGAATCAGATCTCGTGATCACGAATCATGCATTGTTGTTCACGGACTTGAAGTCTGACAATCAACTGCTGCCCGCTTATAAAGAAGTGGTCTTAGATGAGGCGCATCATGTAGAAGAAGTCGTAAGCGATCATTTTGGAAAAGAGACCGATTATTTTTCCTTCGTTAAGCTCTTAGACCGTCTATCTCAGACGGATGGAGACGGCATGATGAATACGTTCAGAGAGATTTGTGATCTTCTTGAGGTTCCGAAATACGAACATCATCTTGTTAATTGGGATTCACTATTTTCTGATGTGAAGAATGAGCTTGATGAGATCTTCAAGCAGATCAAGAACATCTGTTTACGCAAAGCAAAATCATCTCGTTCTACAGAGTTAACGAAATTAACGCTTCGTTATACGAAAGAAGATATTGAAGCTGCCGCTTGGGAACCCGTTTTAGAGATGGAAGCTCGAGCACGTCAGTTTATGGGTGACCTTGTAAAGCCAGTAAAACGTGTTTTGAAGAGCTTTGATCAGTACGAAGAACATCTAACGGTTCAGCAAAAAGGTTTCTTAGTCGATCTAGAAGGCATCTTAAATGATCTTCAGGACGAGATGACAGATCTTCATCACTTATTGACTTGCCCTTTATCTGAAGAAGTGTATTGGATGGAAGCAGAGTCGAAAGGTCCGAGACACGCGGTTACGCTGTTTGCGAAGCCTGTTGAGATCGATCAGATTCTAGCGGATAAGTTCTTTGGTAAAAAGAGCTCCGTCGTGCTTACTTCTGCGACGATGAGTGTAAAGAACAGTTTCCGCTACTTGAGTGAGAGGCTTGGATTATTAGACTTTGGTCCGATCAGCGCACAGCTGCCTTCACCGTTTCAATATGAACAACAAGCCAAACTGATGGTACCTACAGACATTCCACTCATTAATGAAGTGGATCAAAAAACGTTCGTTAAAAAAATCTCTTCTTCTCTGTACGAGATCGCAAAAGTAACGAAAGGACGCATGCTCGTTCTGTTCACATCGTACGAGATGTTAAGAGAGACACACGGAGCGTTCAAAAGCTTGATGGATGCCGAAGAGTTCGTATTGATCGCACAAGGCGTTGATTCTGGAAGCCGGGCCCGTCTCACAAAGAACTTCCAGCGTTTTGATAACAGCATCCTGTTTGGGACGAACAGTTTCTGGGAGGGAATCGATATCCCGGGTGACGATCTTTCCTGTCTCGTTATCATCCGTCTGCCGTTCACACCGCCTGATCAGCCTGTGATGGCCGCGAAAAGCGAGAAGCTGAAAGCTGAAGGCGGGAATCCGTTCTATGATCTTTCTCTTCCGCAAGCGATCATTCGCTTTAAGCAAGGTTTCGGCCGATTGGTAAGAAGCAGCCGAGATAAAGGAGCCGTGTTCGTGTTCGACCGAAGAATGATCGAGACGAGATACGGAAAATCCTTCATTCAATCGCTGCCAAAGCTGCCTGTATCGATCAAACCGATCGATGAACTCGTGTCAGAACTGGATGATTGGATGGAATAA